GCGTCTAACTTCAAGACGCGCAGATCCAGCATCTGCAGTGCGTCCACCACGGCAGGCCGGTCAAGACCAGTGGCATTGGAAAGAACGCAGGTCTTCGCCTGTGGGGCGAACCGGTCCCGCAGCCGAACCACCACCTCCACCATCTCGGCAAAGTCTGGGTGCAAAGTCGGCTCGCCGTTGCCAGAAAAGGTGATGTATTCCGGATCGACACCATCTGCCAGAGATGCAGCCAGAGCGGCCTCCACCTGTGCCACTGAAGGAAGATCCTTAGCCAAGACCTCCATGCGGTTGGTCTTCACCCGCGTCCAGCCGTAGTGGCAGTAGATGCAGTTGTAGCTACAGGCCTTGTAGGCGGTCGGCAGCAAGTTGATACCCAGAGAGCGGCCCAGTCGCCGCGATGCAACCGGGCCGTAGATAATCCCCTTCTGCAGGGGCAAAACTGTCCCTTGGGGGCTCACGGAGTCAATGGACCTCAGTTCTACTGAGAAATTCCAGCAGGCGGCGCGCGTCGTCAAACATGGCCATGTTGTTGAACATGCAGTACGCCTCTCCAGCTTGCTGGAGTATCTGCACAAGCTGGGCAAAATCCGCATTGGAGTAGCGATACCCGGCGCCTGTGATCCCGTGCAGCCGGAAGTACGCAGGCCGGCCGTGCACAGAACTTGTGCGAAATGGGTCGACCACGTGAATCAGGTCCAGCTCTTTGCACAGCTGACCGATGAGCTCGGCCGACCACCCACCGCGGGGTTCCCACGCAAAAACAAACCCTTCCCGGTCAACCTCGCGCATGAAGGTGCGCAGATTGGCCACATT
This window of the Calditrichota bacterium genome carries:
- a CDS encoding radical SAM protein yields the protein MSPQGTVLPLQKGIIYGPVASRRLGRSLGINLLPTAYKACSYNCIYCHYGWTRVKTNRMEVLAKDLPSVAQVEAALAASLADGVDPEYITFSGNGEPTLHPDFAEMVEVVVRLRDRFAPQAKTCVLSNATGLDRPAVVDALQMLDLRVLKLDAGTEQSWRVVNRPASGLHFEQLLAGLQAVRDWVLQAVFFQGRISNAGPEEVERWIDRLAQLQPTAAQIYTVDRPAADGTLAKVPVSVLQDIASRASRETGVPVQVYSGSTQAEASKVASPATASERCWPKEEKA